The Meiothermus sp. genome segment AAGTATTCGAAGGAAGAGAACTGCCGGGCCAGGGCCACTAAACCCAGCGAGCCCACCACCAGAAAGCCCAGCCCAATCAGGCTGCCGATGGCCGAAGGCAGGGCCGATAGCCCCAGGGCAAAGGCTGGAGAGCGCCTGCGGGCCACCTCGTGCAGTTCCTCGGTGTAGGCCGCGGAGGCCGGGGTGCCGGGCATCCGCACCAGCACCGAGCCGATATCCCCAGCAAAAATGGCCGTAGCGGTGATGCCGATCAGGGCGGCGAGGGCCACCTCCGGCCCCAAAAAAAGCAGAACCGGTATGGCCAGGCTGATGGCCAGGGTAGCGGTGAGGCCAGGGATGGCCCCAAAAATGGCCCCGTAAAGCGACCCCAGCAACAGGGCCAGCAGGGCTTCTGGACTCAGGAAGTTCATCCCTGTACCCCCAGGAAGCGCTGAAAAACAGTGTAGACCAGCAGGGCCACCATACCGCCGGTGAGGAGGGCGGTGCCAAAGCGCACCCCCAGCAGCCAGGCCCCCGCCAGGGCATATAGACCTGCAGTGAAGGCCAGGCCCATCTGGCCCAGCAGCCAGGGAGCCAGGGTTAGACCCAGGAGGGCCAGGAGCACCCGCCCTTCGCCCCCCTCGAGCCGAGTCTTTTCAGTACGCCCTTGCCACAGCAAGCGGAGCCCACTAAAGACCAGCATTGCTCCCAGGACGCTCGGGAACAGAGCCGGGCCAGGGTAGCCCCCCTCCATCTGGGGCAAGTTGCGGCTCAGGACTAGGGCCAGAGTGCCCAGGGCCACGGCCAGTAAGGCCGCAGCCCGTTCCCAGATTCGCTGCACCGACACCCCGAGTACCTTCAGAACTTGAGATCAAGTTCT includes the following:
- a CDS encoding tripartite tricarboxylate transporter TctB family protein, coding for MQRIWERAAALLAVALGTLALVLSRNLPQMEGGYPGPALFPSVLGAMLVFSGLRLLWQGRTEKTRLEGGEGRVLLALLGLTLAPWLLGQMGLAFTAGLYALAGAWLLGVRFGTALLTGGMVALLVYTVFQRFLGVQG